The following nucleotide sequence is from Bacteroidales bacterium.
ATAAAGGCTGCAGAGAAGTCGCGATCTGGTGTCAGGCAGATAATCACTTTAAATACCATCCCAAATGCTGAGGTAACGATAGCTGTTGTTGATGAAGGGATACTGCAAGTAACTGACTTTAAAACACCGGATCCATATGCCTGGTTTTATCAGAAAAGGGCCCTGGGAGTCAGTTCTTTTGATGTGTATGCCCTGCTTATGCCTGAAATGAGATCCAGCTCAAGTGTCGCTGGGGGAGAGGCTTTCGATCTTTCACGAAGGATCAATCCGCTGACCAATGAAAGAGTGAAACTCATCTCAAAATGGAGCGGTATAATGAAAGCTAATCATTCAGGCCAGGTTAGCTTCCCCATTGATATTCCTCAATTTTCAGGTGCATTAAGGGTAATGGCAGTAGCCTATAAGGATAATAAATTTGGTGTGGCTGAACATATGATGAAAGTTGCTGATCCTGTGGTTATCAGCATGGCATTGCCCCGGTTTCTTAGTCCGGGTGATAAGGTAAAGATGTCGGCGTCCTTAACAAATACCACGGCCTCCGGCGGGAATGCGGAGGTACAGATTCAAACCAGCGGACCACTTTCGGTGGTTAGTTCAAAATCCAGTAAATTATACCTGAAAGCCGGGAAAGAGGAAACTGTTGATTTTGAAATTCAGGCACTTGCCAATTCGGGAAATGCTACCGTTACCTTAAAAGTGAAGGCACTGGGACAATCATTTTCACAGGAGATTGTGTTACCAGTAAGGCCTGCCGGAGGTTTGACATTCTCAACCGGATCTGGTGCTGTTAAGGCCGGATCAACAGGTACATTTAAAACTGGAGGAGAACTGATTCCATCATCTGTTCAATCGAGCCTTTATATAACAAGATCACCTGTTGGCAGATTTCTCACCAATCTCAACCAGTTGTTAAGATATCCCTATGGATGCCTTGAACAGACTGTTTCTGTGGCTTTTCCGCAGTTATATTTCAAAGACCTTGTTCAGTACATGGGTACAGCGAAGAATGATGATTCTTTTCACAATAATAATTCGGATCACAATGTTCAGCAGGCGATTCTCAAAATAGAATCCATGCAACTCTACAATGGTGGGTTTAGTTTGTGGGAAAATGGTGGTATTGCTGATTGGTGGCCAAGTGCTTATGCCATTCACTTCCTGATGGAGGCTCAGAAAGCAGGATTCGATGTTAACAGGAAAGTAGTGGAAGGAGGTTTGGGATTCCTTGAACAGAAGGTTAAAGAAAAGGAGATGAATACCTGGTTCTATTATGAGAATAATGTGCTGAAGTCGAAAAAAGTTCCACGACAGGAAATATTTTATTCTTTATATGTTCTTGCAATTGCTGACAGACCGTCAGTTTCGGTAATGAATTTCTACAAAAGCCAGGCTAATCAACTATCTCCTGAAAGCCGATACCTGCTTGCCTCATCATTCTTGCTTGCCGGTGATCGCAAAAGCTATCAATCCACTCTTCCCAGGGCATTTGGTGCAGAGAGAGCTGAGCCAGCTTCTTCAGGATACTATGGGTCCTACCTTCGTGATCTGGCTATTTCGTTGAATGCAATACTTGAAGCTGATCCCGAAAATCCACAAGTGGGAGAGTTAATGGGACAAATAGTGGAAGAAGCTAAACGTCCTAATTATTATTATACTACCCAGGAAAATGCTTTTACCTTACTGGCAGTTGGGAAGCAGGTCAGAAAGGCCATGAATTCCAATATTAATGCATCCGTCAAGATAAATAGCAAACCAATTGGTTCATTTAATAACAAGGATATTCGGTTTAAAGATGATTTGCTTAATAAAACAGTTTCTATTGCCGCTTCCGGAAGTGGGATGCTGTATTATTCCTATGAATTATCGGGTATCAGTACTGTAGTTCCCAAGGGGGCCAAAGACAATTATATAAAGGTTCGGAAGAGGTATCTTGACAGGAATGGCCGCGAAGTAAGCCAGGGAAGATTTAAGCAAAATGAGTTGGTGGTTGTAGAGATATCTGCCCAGGCGATTACCGGGAAATCAATTGAAAATGTTGCCATCACTGATTTATTACCCGCATGTTTTGAAATTGAGAATTCAAGGCTAGTAGCTGAACGGGAATTTTCCTGGATAAAATCCAAAGACCAGGCGGATTATGTGGACATCAGGGATGACAGGATTTCCTACTTCACTGGTTTAAATTCCGAAATCAAGTATTTTTATTACACTGTGAGGGTAGTAGGCAAAGGGCAGTTTACAGTAGGCCCGGTTACCGCTGATGCAATGTATAATGCAAGTTACAATTCATTTTCGGGCAGCCAGGTATTCCTGGTTGAATGATTCCGGAATGCTAACCAGCATTGTGTTCGTAGAGTCTGGCAACAGGATTGGAGGTGAAGCCTTTGTAAAATTGGCCAGAGGTTTTTGATTTGATGATGTATATGTAAAACATGATAAATTAAATAAAAAAAGCCCTCAATTTGAGGGCTTTTGCGGTCCGGACGGGACTCGAACCCGTCCCGTCTCGTCACCAGTGACGAGACGGGATGCCATGCACGTATTCTAACCAATTTCTTGTTTATTAAAGTCTTTAACAGAATTCATCTCCGATTGAATCAATTTCTCAATAGACCTAACTTTCAGTCGCTTAAGCCGAAGTTCTTCAATTAAGGCGTCCCTTTTGGTTTCATAGGAATGCAAATAAACCAGCACCCATGGACCTTTAAGTGCAGTATGACGACTTTTGTTGGAGTTATGTTCAGTAAATCTTCTCAAAGGATCCTCAGAAACTCCTTTGTAGTATTCATTGACAGACTGTGAAAAAATGATATAAACGTAATAAGGCATAATAAATAATGAATAGTATAAATGAAAAAAGGGAGCAAATGCTCCCTTTTTGCGGTCCGGACGGGACTCGAACCCGCGACCCCGTGCGTGACAGGCACGTATTCTAACCAACTGAACTACCGAACCAATATTTTAATGAACGCTGTTAATTTTATTTCAGTACTTGTTGTTGGGACTCGAACCCGTCCCGTCACTCGTGACGAGATGTCAGGCACGTATTCTAACCAACTGAACTACCGAACCAATATTTTAAAGAACTCTCGTTAAAGGACTGCAAAGATAAAACAATTTCAGGATTGTAAAAATAATTGATTGGATTTTTGGAAAAAAACTGGAAATATTATCTATTGTTCTAAAAATGAGTACTTTGTTACCTGTTACAAAGGGATT
It contains:
- a CDS encoding GIY-YIG nuclease family protein, translating into MFYIYIIKSKTSGQFYKGFTSNPVARLYEHNAG
- a CDS encoding GIY-YIG nuclease family protein; this translates as MPYYVYIIFSQSVNEYYKGVSEDPLRRFTEHNSNKSRHTALKGPWVLVYLHSYETKRDALIEELRLKRLKVRSIEKLIQSEMNSVKDFNKQEIG